The Xanthomonas indica genome has a segment encoding these proteins:
- a CDS encoding discoidin domain-containing protein, with the protein MLGLAAAHAVAAPPTSTVTLDSFNDLDKWQIVVSNQVTASTRLVQAPSGGRAKALCLDYDFNGVSGYAGIRRSVPIEYPDNYQFAFQLRGDSPSNDLQFKLVDASGDNVWWVNRPRYAFPAQWSTVTFKKRQIDKAWGPSPEKELTRSAQIEFTIYNQVGGAGTVCFDQLTLTPLPPQDTSPLTVKVSADTAPALQQRIADGKPDTVWYSGNAKTQTVMLDLGKVREFGGAKVQWAPGVYASRYTVQGSADGRSWRELRAVTAGNGGTDWLALPETEARYVRFDLQDGPSFRYGIADIALQPLAFAATQNDFIKSVAAQSARGWFPRGFSGEQPYWTIVGLDGGREQGLVGEDGAIEVGKGGFSIEPFLLLDGKRLSWADVKAAQSLQDDYLPIPSVDWTHDNAALRVTAFVQGEPEQAQLVARYRLSNPSKQPHDYTLALAVRPFQVNPPSQFLNTVGGVSPIRSLAFAGTQVQVNGQPRVFAVQKPDAAYASAFDAGMDIERLGTDTGGLPQQAQDPDGLASGALLYRGRLAPGEVREVALVIPQTGNAALPAGFDAARAQQQVAAQWHEKLDRVQLHVPAQGKAVTDTLRTALAHMLISRIGPRLRPGTRSYSRSWIRDGAMISEGLLRLGRADVVREYVAWYAPYQFANGMVPCCVDDRGSDPVPENDSHGELIYSVADYYRYTGDRAFLEQMWPHVLGAYTYMEQLRLSERTDENRARNAAFYGMMPVSISHEGYSAKPMHSYWDNFWALRGYKDAVSIAAELGRVDDAAHFAASRDQFRQDLYASLDAATQQHHIDFLPGSAELGDFDPTSTTIALAPGGEQGRLPQALLDNTFERYWSEFVGRRDGTREWKDYTPYEWRNVSAFVRLGWRERAWEATAFFFKDRAPQPWNQWAEVVSRTPRKPFFLGDLPHAWVASDFVRSVLDMFAYARDVDDSLVLAAGIPADWLDGKGVAIEQLRTPQGPLSYQLRRQKNRLLLNIPEGLRMPSGGLVLPWPYPGEPGRTLVNGEAAQWEHGELRIHVLPADVQIEVR; encoded by the coding sequence ATGCTGGGACTGGCGGCCGCCCATGCCGTCGCCGCGCCGCCGACCTCCACGGTGACGCTGGACAGCTTCAACGATCTGGACAAATGGCAGATCGTCGTTTCCAACCAGGTCACCGCCTCGACCCGGCTGGTCCAGGCACCCAGCGGCGGCCGCGCCAAGGCACTGTGCCTGGACTACGACTTCAACGGCGTGTCCGGCTATGCCGGGATCCGCCGCAGCGTGCCGATCGAGTATCCGGACAACTACCAGTTCGCGTTCCAGCTTCGCGGCGATTCGCCGAGCAACGACCTGCAGTTCAAGCTGGTCGACGCCAGCGGCGACAACGTGTGGTGGGTCAACCGGCCGCGCTACGCGTTCCCTGCGCAGTGGAGCACGGTCACCTTCAAGAAGCGGCAGATCGACAAGGCCTGGGGCCCGAGCCCCGAGAAGGAGCTGACCCGCAGCGCGCAGATCGAGTTCACCATCTACAACCAGGTCGGCGGCGCCGGCACGGTGTGCTTCGACCAACTGACCCTGACCCCGTTGCCGCCGCAGGACACCTCGCCGCTGACGGTCAAGGTCAGCGCCGATACCGCGCCGGCGCTGCAGCAGCGCATCGCCGACGGCAAGCCGGACACGGTCTGGTACAGCGGCAACGCCAAGACCCAGACGGTGATGCTGGACCTGGGCAAGGTGCGCGAGTTCGGCGGCGCCAAGGTGCAGTGGGCGCCGGGCGTGTACGCCTCGCGCTATACCGTGCAGGGCTCGGCCGACGGGCGCAGCTGGCGCGAGCTGCGCGCGGTGACCGCCGGCAACGGCGGCACCGACTGGCTGGCGTTGCCGGAGACCGAGGCGCGCTACGTGCGCTTCGACCTGCAGGACGGCCCCAGCTTCCGCTACGGCATCGCCGACATCGCACTGCAGCCGCTGGCCTTCGCCGCGACCCAGAACGACTTCATCAAGTCGGTGGCGGCGCAGTCTGCCCGCGGCTGGTTCCCGCGCGGCTTCAGCGGCGAGCAGCCGTACTGGACCATCGTCGGCCTGGACGGCGGCCGCGAGCAGGGCCTGGTCGGCGAGGATGGCGCGATCGAGGTGGGCAAGGGCGGCTTCAGCATCGAACCGTTCCTGCTGCTGGACGGCAAGCGCCTGAGCTGGGCCGACGTCAAGGCCGCGCAGAGCCTGCAGGACGACTATCTGCCGATTCCCAGCGTGGACTGGACCCACGACAACGCCGCGCTGCGCGTCACCGCCTTCGTGCAGGGCGAGCCGGAGCAGGCGCAACTGGTGGCGCGCTACCGGCTCAGCAACCCCAGCAAGCAGCCGCACGACTACACCCTGGCGCTGGCGGTGCGTCCGTTCCAGGTCAATCCGCCCAGCCAGTTCCTCAACACCGTCGGCGGGGTCAGCCCGATCCGCTCGCTCGCCTTCGCCGGCACGCAGGTGCAGGTCAACGGCCAGCCGCGGGTGTTCGCCGTGCAGAAGCCCGATGCCGCCTACGCCAGCGCGTTCGACGCCGGCATGGACATCGAACGGCTCGGCACCGATACCGGCGGCCTGCCGCAGCAGGCGCAGGATCCGGACGGGCTGGCGTCCGGGGCGCTGCTGTACCGCGGGCGCCTGGCCCCGGGCGAGGTGCGCGAAGTGGCGCTGGTGATCCCGCAGACCGGCAACGCCGCGCTGCCGGCGGGCTTCGATGCCGCACGCGCGCAGCAGCAGGTCGCCGCGCAGTGGCACGAGAAGCTGGACCGCGTGCAGTTGCATGTGCCGGCGCAGGGCAAGGCGGTCACCGACACGCTGCGCACCGCGCTGGCGCACATGTTGATCTCGCGCATCGGGCCGCGCCTGCGGCCGGGCACGCGCTCGTACTCGCGCAGCTGGATCCGCGACGGCGCGATGATCTCCGAAGGCCTGCTGCGGCTGGGCCGCGCCGACGTGGTCCGCGAGTACGTGGCGTGGTACGCGCCGTACCAGTTCGCCAACGGCATGGTGCCGTGCTGCGTGGACGATCGCGGCAGCGACCCGGTGCCGGAGAACGACAGCCACGGCGAGCTGATCTACAGCGTCGCCGACTACTACCGCTACACCGGCGACCGCGCCTTCCTCGAGCAGATGTGGCCGCACGTCCTCGGCGCCTACACCTACATGGAACAGCTGCGGCTGAGCGAGCGCACCGACGAGAATCGTGCGCGCAATGCGGCCTTCTACGGGATGATGCCGGTGTCGATCAGCCACGAGGGCTACTCGGCCAAGCCGATGCACTCGTACTGGGACAACTTCTGGGCGCTGCGCGGCTACAAGGACGCGGTGAGCATCGCCGCCGAACTGGGCCGCGTCGACGACGCCGCGCATTTCGCCGCCTCGCGCGACCAGTTCCGCCAGGACCTGTACGCCTCGCTGGACGCGGCCACCCAGCAGCACCACATCGACTTCCTGCCGGGCTCGGCGGAGCTGGGCGATTTCGATCCGACCTCGACCACGATCGCGCTGGCGCCGGGCGGCGAGCAGGGCCGGCTGCCGCAGGCGCTGCTCGACAACACCTTCGAGCGCTACTGGAGCGAATTCGTCGGCCGCCGCGACGGCACCCGCGAGTGGAAGGACTACACCCCCTACGAGTGGCGCAACGTGTCCGCGTTCGTGCGCCTGGGCTGGCGCGAGCGCGCCTGGGAGGCGACCGCGTTCTTCTTCAAGGACCGCGCCCCGCAGCCCTGGAACCAGTGGGCCGAGGTGGTCTCGCGCACGCCGCGCAAGCCGTTCTTCCTGGGCGACCTGCCGCATGCCTGGGTCGCCTCGGACTTCGTGCGCTCGGTGCTGGACATGTTCGCCTACGCCCGCGACGTCGACGACAGCCTGGTGCTGGCCGCCGGCATCCCGGCCGACTGGCTCGACGGCAAGGGCGTGGCGATCGAACAGTTGCGCACCCCGCAGGGGCCGCTGAGCTACCAGCTGCGGCGGCAGAAGAACCGGCTGCTGCTGAACATCCCCGAGGGCCTGCGCATGCCCAGCGGCGGCCTGGTGCTGCCGTGGC